A genome region from Natronobeatus ordinarius includes the following:
- a CDS encoding NAD(P)/FAD-dependent oxidoreductase → MTENVVVLGAGYAGAGAIQSLQSELDGSAQLTWVSETDYHLVLHEVHRVIRDPGVRSDVTIPVRDIANPMTKFIQDRVTGIDVDDRVVELAEGEDVEYDYVLVALGSQTAYYGIPGLEEHSLTLKGLEDALEIHDAVKTASQEATRGEPAQIVIGGAGLSGIQTAGEIAEFRDKHRAPLEIHIVEALDEIFPGNDPEIQGALRKLLEEAGVTIHTDDPITEAEADVLHFDEGDPLEYDVLVWTGGITGQDALETADLEKQHNRVEAEANFQTSDERVFAIGDSSILDQGDQPAPPTAQAAWQAAELVGENISRAIENRPLKTWEYDDKGTVVSVGEKAVAHDVALLPINTFGGLPAKNLKKFIAARWIADLTSWNHARTCWSSL, encoded by the coding sequence ATGACGGAAAACGTCGTCGTTCTCGGTGCTGGATACGCCGGTGCCGGCGCGATACAGAGCCTCCAGTCGGAACTGGACGGCAGCGCACAGCTCACGTGGGTCTCGGAGACCGATTACCACCTGGTCCTCCACGAGGTTCACCGGGTCATCCGGGACCCGGGCGTCCGCTCGGACGTCACGATTCCGGTTCGGGACATCGCGAACCCGATGACGAAGTTCATTCAGGACCGCGTAACCGGCATCGACGTCGACGACCGCGTCGTCGAACTCGCCGAGGGAGAGGACGTCGAGTACGACTACGTCCTCGTCGCACTGGGCAGCCAGACGGCCTACTACGGTATTCCGGGCCTCGAAGAGCACTCCCTGACGCTCAAGGGCTTAGAAGACGCCCTCGAGATCCACGACGCGGTGAAGACCGCCAGCCAGGAGGCGACCCGGGGCGAACCCGCACAGATCGTCATCGGCGGTGCCGGTCTCTCGGGCATCCAGACTGCCGGTGAGATCGCCGAGTTCCGCGACAAGCACCGCGCCCCGCTCGAGATCCACATCGTCGAGGCGCTCGACGAGATCTTCCCGGGCAACGACCCCGAGATCCAGGGCGCGCTACGCAAGCTGCTCGAGGAAGCCGGCGTCACGATCCACACCGACGATCCGATCACCGAGGCCGAGGCGGACGTTCTCCACTTCGACGAGGGCGACCCCCTCGAGTACGACGTCCTCGTCTGGACCGGCGGTATCACCGGCCAGGACGCCCTCGAGACGGCCGACCTCGAGAAACAGCACAACCGCGTCGAGGCCGAGGCGAACTTCCAGACCTCGGACGAACGCGTGTTCGCCATCGGCGACTCGTCGATCCTCGACCAGGGTGACCAGCCCGCGCCGCCGACGGCCCAGGCGGCCTGGCAGGCCGCCGAACTTGTCGGGGAGAACATTTCGCGGGCGATCGAGAACCGCCCGCTGAAAACGTGGGAGTACGACGACAAAGGGACCGTCGTCTCGGTCGGCGAGAAGGCCGTCGCCCACGACGTCGCGTTGCTCCCGATCAACACCTTCGGCGGGCTCCCCGCGAAGAACTTAAAGAAGTTCATCGCGGCCCGCTGGATCGCCGACCTCACCTCCTGGAACCACGCCCGGACGTGCTGGTCGTCGCTGTAA
- the gyrB gene encoding DNA topoisomerase (ATP-hydrolyzing) subunit B, giving the protein MSQEREYGAGQIQVLEGLEAVRKRPAMYIGSTDSRGLHHLVYEVVDNSIDEALAGHCDDITVAIRDDGGVTVTDDGRGIPVDTHEEYDRPALEVILTVLHAGGKFDSKSYQVSGGLHGVGVSVVNALSERLEVEVKRDGGVFTHAFERGEPLGDMERVRDMDPDEESGTQITFWPDDEIFEADEFAFSTLSNRLRELAFLNSGVRITLRDERETDEVGEAVAETYEYHGGIREFVEYLNETRSAMHDDVIYFEGEDQNIHVEVAMQATEELQGSIHAFANNINTREGGSHLTGFKTALTRVVNDYAGENDLLSDIEENLRGEDIREGLTAVISVKHPDPQFEGQTKTKLGNSEVRGIVESAMHEGLGTYFEEHPDTAQAIILKAVEAAKARKAAKKAEELTRRKSALESTSLPGKLADCQTRDPDEAELFIAEGDSAGGSAKQARNPEFQAVLPIKGKILNVEKHRLDRILENDEIRNIITGIGAGIGDEFDVEEIRYKKIIMATDADVDGAHIRTLLLTFFYRHMRPLLEGGYVYATQPPLYRIRYRGKTYDAMTDQERDEIVAEKCDGNPTQVQRFKGLGEMNPEQLWETTMNPDNRILKQITIEDAAAADKMFSVLMGDAVEPRKQFIKDHAPEAEWIDI; this is encoded by the coding sequence ATGTCCCAGGAACGCGAGTACGGCGCCGGACAGATCCAGGTCTTAGAAGGCCTGGAGGCCGTGCGAAAACGTCCGGCGATGTACATCGGCTCTACGGATTCTCGAGGACTCCACCACCTCGTCTACGAAGTGGTGGACAACTCGATCGACGAGGCGCTAGCCGGTCACTGTGACGACATCACCGTCGCCATCCGCGACGACGGTGGCGTCACGGTCACTGACGACGGCCGCGGGATCCCGGTCGACACCCACGAGGAGTACGACCGGCCCGCCCTCGAGGTCATCCTCACCGTCCTCCACGCCGGCGGCAAGTTCGACAGCAAGTCCTACCAGGTCTCCGGCGGCCTCCACGGCGTCGGCGTCTCGGTGGTGAACGCTCTCTCAGAGCGACTCGAGGTGGAGGTCAAACGCGACGGCGGGGTCTTCACCCACGCGTTCGAGCGGGGCGAACCCCTGGGCGATATGGAACGAGTCCGCGACATGGACCCGGACGAGGAGTCGGGGACGCAGATCACGTTCTGGCCCGACGACGAGATCTTCGAAGCCGACGAATTCGCCTTCTCGACGCTCTCGAACCGGCTTCGCGAACTCGCCTTCCTCAACTCGGGCGTCCGGATCACCCTGCGCGACGAGCGCGAGACCGACGAGGTCGGCGAAGCGGTCGCCGAAACGTACGAGTACCACGGTGGCATCCGCGAGTTCGTCGAGTACTTAAACGAGACGCGCTCGGCGATGCACGACGACGTCATCTACTTCGAGGGCGAGGACCAGAACATCCACGTCGAGGTCGCCATGCAGGCGACCGAGGAGCTCCAGGGATCGATCCACGCGTTCGCGAACAACATCAACACGCGCGAGGGCGGTTCACACCTGACGGGCTTCAAGACGGCGCTCACCCGCGTCGTCAACGATTACGCAGGCGAAAACGACCTGCTTTCGGACATCGAGGAGAACCTCCGCGGCGAGGACATCCGCGAGGGGCTCACGGCGGTGATTTCGGTCAAACACCCCGACCCCCAGTTCGAGGGGCAGACGAAGACGAAACTCGGCAACTCCGAAGTCCGAGGAATCGTCGAGAGCGCGATGCACGAGGGGCTGGGCACCTACTTCGAGGAACACCCCGACACCGCCCAGGCGATCATCCTGAAGGCCGTCGAGGCCGCGAAGGCACGGAAGGCCGCGAAGAAGGCAGAAGAGCTGACCCGTCGGAAATCCGCCCTCGAGTCCACGTCCCTGCCCGGAAAACTCGCCGACTGTCAGACGCGCGACCCGGACGAGGCCGAGTTGTTCATCGCGGAGGGTGATTCCGCCGGCGGGAGTGCCAAACAGGCCCGGAACCCCGAGTTCCAGGCCGTTCTCCCGATCAAGGGGAAGATCTTAAACGTCGAGAAACACCGACTCGATCGCATCCTCGAGAACGACGAGATCAGAAACATCATCACGGGCATCGGCGCGGGAATCGGCGACGAGTTCGACGTCGAGGAGATCCGGTACAAGAAGATCATCATGGCGACCGACGCCGACGTCGACGGGGCGCACATCCGGACGCTCCTGTTGACGTTCTTCTACCGCCACATGCGGCCGTTGCTCGAGGGCGGCTACGTCTACGCGACCCAGCCGCCGCTGTACCGTATTCGCTACCGGGGGAAAACGTACGACGCGATGACCGACCAAGAGCGCGACGAGATCGTCGCCGAAAAGTGCGACGGCAACCCGACCCAGGTCCAGCGCTTTAAGGGGCTGGGCGAGATGAATCCCGAACAGCTCTGGGAGACGACGATGAACCCCGACAACCGCATCTTAAAGCAGATCACGATCGAGGACGCGGCCGCGGCGGATAAGATGTTCTCCGTCCTGATGGGCGACGCCGTCGAGCCACGCAAGCAGTTCATCAAGGATCACGCGCCGGAAGCGGAGTGGATCGACATCTGA
- the rocF gene encoding arginase, with product MSRTVRIIGAPMDYGANRRGVDMGPSAIRYAGLSDELEDAGVETVDAGDLLMPRAEERDPDANPPRAGNAKFLREVEDVCSRLREQVAESLSAGEFPLVLGGDHSIAIGTMGGSSREADLGVIWFDAHADLNTPQTSPSGNVHGMPLAATLGRGLFGELEWAHAPRVREEAVAYVGLRSIDERERDLIKESDMTAFTMADIDERGITAVVEDALEVATRDTDGVHVSLDLDWVDPKTAPGVGTPVRGGATYREAHAALERVSKHDERDGIVRSMDVVEVNPILDEKNETAKLAAGLTASAFGKRIL from the coding sequence ATGAGCCGAACCGTTCGAATCATCGGCGCACCGATGGACTATGGCGCGAACCGACGCGGCGTCGACATGGGCCCGTCGGCGATCAGGTACGCGGGGTTGAGCGACGAACTCGAGGATGCTGGCGTCGAGACCGTCGACGCGGGCGACCTGTTGATGCCGCGCGCAGAAGAACGCGATCCCGACGCGAATCCGCCACGGGCGGGGAACGCGAAATTCCTGCGCGAGGTCGAAGACGTCTGCTCGCGCCTGCGCGAACAGGTCGCCGAATCGCTCTCGGCCGGGGAGTTCCCGCTCGTCCTCGGCGGCGACCACTCGATCGCGATCGGAACCATGGGCGGCTCCTCGCGCGAGGCAGATCTCGGGGTGATCTGGTTCGACGCCCACGCCGACCTCAACACACCACAGACGTCCCCCAGCGGAAACGTCCACGGGATGCCCCTTGCCGCCACGCTGGGACGGGGGCTCTTCGGCGAACTCGAGTGGGCACACGCACCGCGCGTCCGTGAGGAGGCAGTCGCGTACGTCGGCCTCCGGAGCATCGACGAGCGCGAACGCGACCTCATCAAGGAGAGCGACATGACGGCGTTCACCATGGCCGACATCGACGAACGAGGGATCACGGCCGTCGTCGAGGACGCACTCGAGGTCGCGACGCGAGACACCGACGGCGTCCACGTCAGTCTCGATCTCGACTGGGTCGACCCGAAGACCGCCCCCGGTGTGGGAACGCCCGTCCGCGGCGGCGCGACCTACCGAGAGGCCCACGCCGCACTCGAGCGCGTCTCGAAGCACGACGAGCGCGACGGAATCGTGCGGTCGATGGACGTCGTGGAGGTCAACCCGATTCTCGACGAGAAAAACGAGACGGCGAAGCTGGCGGCCGGACTCACCGCGAGCGCGTTCGGCAAACGCATTCTCTAA
- a CDS encoding ZIP family metal transporter has protein sequence MSDDSPLERLPRWALAVGPLVILGAVLGVLYVTSPFGNVESMSDASTLEVLWMLTIVGAIAGIVPVAIGMLWFPFIRALDHRYLHAFLALAAGVLVFIAFEMTEEVFEHSAEAEHTTLALGLAALAILGTFAVMYAVSEWRQRTAASGEKSGLQIAYLVAIALGLHSIGEGMGIGVAFVLEDATLVTLLVLGYIMHNVMEGPTVVAAVARDRATPPLHHFAAMGLIAGGPVIIGGWIGSLANSSLLAAVFFAIAVGAILQVLIEMAQLIRFDAEAVMTRLNAATFLVGVGLMFLLEDVIVEGWVLPG, from the coding sequence ATGAGCGACGACTCGCCGCTCGAGCGGCTCCCCCGGTGGGCGCTCGCCGTCGGCCCGCTCGTTATTCTCGGCGCCGTGCTCGGCGTGCTCTACGTTACCTCGCCGTTCGGCAACGTGGAGTCGATGAGCGACGCGAGCACGCTCGAGGTCCTCTGGATGCTCACGATCGTCGGCGCGATCGCCGGGATCGTACCGGTCGCGATCGGCATGCTCTGGTTCCCCTTTATCCGGGCGCTCGATCACCGATATCTGCACGCGTTCCTCGCACTCGCCGCCGGGGTGCTCGTGTTCATCGCTTTCGAGATGACCGAGGAGGTCTTCGAGCACAGCGCCGAGGCCGAGCACACCACACTGGCGTTGGGGCTCGCCGCCCTCGCCATCCTGGGAACGTTCGCCGTCATGTACGCCGTCAGCGAGTGGCGACAGCGAACGGCGGCGAGCGGCGAGAAAAGCGGCCTCCAGATCGCCTACCTCGTCGCGATCGCGCTCGGATTACACAGTATCGGCGAGGGGATGGGAATCGGCGTCGCGTTCGTCCTCGAAGACGCGACGCTCGTCACGTTGCTCGTGCTCGGCTACATCATGCACAACGTGATGGAGGGCCCCACCGTCGTCGCCGCCGTCGCGCGCGACCGGGCGACGCCACCGCTCCATCACTTCGCTGCGATGGGCCTCATTGCGGGTGGGCCGGTGATCATCGGCGGCTGGATCGGGAGCCTCGCCAACTCGAGTCTGCTCGCAGCGGTCTTTTTCGCCATCGCCGTCGGTGCGATTCTCCAGGTGCTCATCGAGATGGCCCAGCTCATCCGGTTCGACGCCGAGGCCGTCATGACCCGGCTGAACGCGGCGACGTTCCTCGTCGGTGTGGGTCTGATGTTCCTGCTCGAGGACGTCATCGTCGAAGGCTGGGTCCTCCCGGGCTGA
- a CDS encoding small multi-drug export protein encodes MPAAFTVVDWLVTVITATPPGLALVTESAPTLLESGLDARAREWLETASGPWQYVLVFVLAATPLLEILVVIPIGVALGLDPVLVAVVAFAGNVVPIYGLVLAADRLSAWLAARRDGERSRRRARAERIWNAYGLPGLALLAPIATGVHLAALLALVLGARGRSTLGWMTVSIAAWTVVITALSVTGAVLLESVL; translated from the coding sequence GTGCCCGCAGCCTTCACCGTCGTCGACTGGCTCGTGACCGTCATCACAGCCACGCCGCCAGGGCTAGCGCTGGTCACGGAATCGGCACCCACGCTCCTCGAGTCCGGCCTCGACGCCCGCGCCCGCGAGTGGCTCGAGACGGCGAGTGGCCCCTGGCAGTACGTCCTCGTCTTCGTGCTCGCGGCGACGCCGCTGCTCGAGATTCTTGTCGTGATTCCGATCGGCGTCGCGCTCGGGCTCGATCCCGTCCTCGTCGCCGTCGTCGCCTTCGCCGGGAACGTCGTCCCGATTTACGGACTCGTCCTCGCAGCCGACCGACTCTCGGCGTGGCTCGCCGCCCGCCGCGACGGCGAGCGCTCGCGTCGGCGCGCTCGAGCGGAACGCATCTGGAACGCCTACGGCCTTCCGGGGCTCGCACTCCTCGCGCCCATTGCGACCGGGGTCCACCTCGCTGCGCTCCTCGCGCTCGTCCTCGGCGCACGCGGCCGGTCGACGCTCGGCTGGATGACCGTGAGTATCGCGGCGTGGACCGTCGTCATCACTGCGCTCTCGGTAACCGGGGCGGTGCTCCTCGAATCGGTGTTATGA
- a CDS encoding DUF4013 domain-containing protein — translation MLTDAVTYLKNSDDVWKTSIIGGVLLLFGFLLIPLFIVWGYILRVLDRTAHGDDDAPVFEDWGELTVDGAKAFVVLLAYSLVPVVVGSVLIGSVWLATGDSPGSATAAGTIFGGLVTLVLFVAVAYVTPAALAHVASERRIGAGFEFETLRPVLSSGTYAARWLLALGIVLVGSFVGGLLNVVPFLGAVLGAIVGFYALVAAYYVIGHAWGDLHVVAVDDRDDDRSSERAAV, via the coding sequence ATGTTAACAGACGCAGTCACCTATCTGAAAAACAGCGACGACGTGTGGAAGACCAGCATCATCGGTGGTGTCCTGCTACTGTTTGGCTTCCTGTTGATCCCGCTGTTCATCGTCTGGGGATACATCCTCCGGGTACTGGATCGAACCGCCCACGGTGACGACGATGCACCGGTCTTCGAGGACTGGGGAGAGTTGACCGTCGACGGCGCCAAAGCGTTCGTGGTTCTGCTCGCGTACTCGCTGGTGCCGGTGGTGGTTGGCTCGGTACTGATCGGGAGCGTCTGGCTCGCCACCGGCGACAGTCCGGGCTCGGCCACCGCCGCCGGGACGATCTTCGGCGGGCTGGTCACGCTCGTGCTGTTCGTGGCGGTGGCATACGTCACGCCGGCAGCACTGGCACACGTCGCGTCGGAGCGGCGGATCGGTGCCGGATTCGAGTTCGAGACGCTCCGCCCGGTTCTCTCGAGTGGCACCTACGCAGCCAGGTGGCTGCTGGCGCTGGGAATCGTCCTCGTCGGGTCGTTCGTGGGCGGTCTCCTCAACGTGGTTCCGTTTCTCGGAGCCGTCCTCGGTGCGATCGTCGGATTCTACGCCCTCGTTGCGGCGTACTACGTGATCGGACACGCGTGGGGAGACCTCCACGTCGTCGCCGTCGACGACCGGGACGACGACCGCTCGAGCGAACGAGCCGCGGTCTGA
- a CDS encoding Rrf2 family transcriptional regulator codes for MSSIELTPSQKKILRALTNLHNDAENAIKGEDIAAQVDRNPGTIRNQMQSLKALQLVEGVPGPKGGYKPTAAAYEALEIQQMDEPASVPLEHEGEPVEDVIVEEIDLSSVHHPDLCRAEIHIQGAVGEINEDDRVVVGPTPLSKLVVEGTVDGKDDTNNILILRIEDMVAPAEEPEH; via the coding sequence ATGTCATCGATCGAACTCACTCCGAGCCAGAAGAAGATCCTCCGCGCGCTCACGAACCTCCACAACGACGCCGAGAACGCCATCAAGGGCGAGGACATCGCCGCCCAGGTCGACCGTAACCCGGGGACGATTCGTAACCAGATGCAGAGCCTGAAGGCGCTCCAGCTCGTCGAAGGCGTACCGGGGCCGAAAGGTGGGTACAAACCCACAGCCGCCGCATACGAGGCACTCGAGATCCAGCAGATGGACGAGCCCGCGTCGGTTCCGCTCGAGCACGAGGGCGAGCCCGTCGAGGACGTCATCGTCGAGGAGATCGACCTCTCGAGCGTTCACCACCCCGACCTCTGCCGGGCTGAGATCCACATTCAGGGAGCCGTCGGCGAGATCAACGAGGACGACCGGGTCGTCGTCGGACCGACGCCACTGTCGAAACTCGTCGTCGAAGGCACCGTCGACGGAAAAGACGACACGAACAACATCCTCATTCTGCGGATCGAAGATATGGTGGCTCCCGCAGAAGAACCAGAACACTAG
- a CDS encoding metal-dependent transcriptional regulator, with protein MMLSDVMEDYLKVIYQLQRESDARIRTSEIAAELDVTSPTVTSMLEKLEERGLVDREKYQGVKLTDEGRTVALEVVRHHRLLEAYLTEHLDYDWAEVHEEADRLEHHISEDFEARVADALGDPTVDPHGSPIPSADLEPLETTDAESITGFEEGDVVVVEEVADHDPEVLSYLADHGVEPGIELEILEIAPFGMITAQAVGRSEPVSLPEDVARDVRVDASKRAEH; from the coding sequence ATGATGCTGAGCGACGTGATGGAAGACTACCTCAAGGTCATCTACCAGCTCCAGCGCGAGTCGGACGCCCGAATTAGAACGTCCGAGATCGCCGCGGAACTCGACGTCACGTCGCCGACGGTCACCAGCATGCTCGAGAAACTCGAGGAGCGAGGGCTCGTCGACCGCGAGAAGTACCAGGGTGTGAAACTCACCGACGAGGGCCGAACCGTCGCTCTCGAGGTCGTGAGACACCACCGACTGCTCGAGGCGTACCTGACCGAACACCTCGATTACGACTGGGCCGAAGTTCACGAAGAAGCCGACCGGCTCGAACACCACATCAGCGAGGACTTCGAAGCGCGCGTCGCGGACGCGCTGGGCGACCCAACGGTCGATCCACACGGTTCGCCGATCCCGAGTGCGGACCTCGAGCCACTCGAAACCACCGACGCCGAGTCGATCACCGGCTTCGAAGAAGGCGACGTCGTCGTCGTCGAAGAGGTCGCCGACCACGACCCGGAGGTGCTCTCGTATCTCGCCGATCACGGCGTCGAACCCGGGATCGAACTCGAAATTCTCGAAATCGCTCCGTTCGGGATGATCACCGCCCAGGCAGTCGGACGATCGGAGCCCGTCTCGTTGCCGGAAGACGTCGCTCGAGACGTGCGAGTCGACGCCTCGAAACGCGCCGAACACTGA
- the gyrA gene encoding DNA gyrase subunit A: protein MSSEVPDPTDIDAASVEPVRIEDEMEQSYIDYAMSVIAGRALPRVEDGLKPVHRRILYAMGEMGVTSGSSHRKSSSIVGETMGDYHPHGDQAIYDTLVRMAQEFSMRYPLVDGQGNFGSMDGDPPAAQRYTEARMAAIAEELLEDIEKDTVDFSSNYDDRLQEPDVLPAAFPNLLVNGSSGIAVGMSTNVPPHNLGEVIDATIALIDDPDVSVEQLMEHVKGPDFPTGANIVGRDAIYSAYATGRGRIRVRAEFEVEEWKNGRERIVVTELPYQSNKARLVERIAEDVNEGDLEGITDLRDESDRDGVRVVIELKRGANTEVVKNKLLENHLERTFGVINLALVDGQPRVLTLKETLEEYVSHRREVVRRRSEYDLAEAEDRAHILEGRLKALENVDEVVDLIQDSADRSAAKGALCETFGFSEAQAEHIVRMQLGSLTSMEAAEIEAEYEEVTAEIERLETILESETELLEVIKEELREIKAEYDDERRTSIVEDQGVVTHEDLIPQEDVLVVMTEDDYVKRMPVDTFDPQGRGGKGIIGADVKEGDRVTSVFRANTHDYLLCFTNRGKVYQLKTYEIPEMGRTARGKSAVNIVDLEPGENITAIVDTDALDADEFVTMVTRDGYVKRTAGEAFENILSTGIIAASLEDGDELVDVAVTDGSKDLVIATEHGMTIRFDEGEVRAMGRNARGVNGIKLEAGDAVAGLVATDEGDDRALLTVTQNGYGKRTPLSEYRTQSRYGKGLIDIKTGDRNGSVIDVKAVTDADHLVIMSDRGQIMRTRAAEVSTVGRNTMGVTVMDVESGDSVASVDVLPDVNGAGEASDDDVAEESDDVSDERASTEPAPEDE from the coding sequence ATGAGTTCGGAAGTACCAGACCCAACGGACATCGACGCCGCATCGGTAGAGCCCGTCCGCATCGAGGACGAGATGGAACAGAGCTACATCGACTACGCGATGAGCGTCATCGCCGGTCGCGCCCTGCCCCGGGTCGAGGACGGTCTGAAACCCGTCCACCGCCGCATCCTCTATGCGATGGGCGAGATGGGCGTCACGAGTGGCTCGAGCCACCGCAAGTCCTCCTCGATCGTCGGGGAGACGATGGGTGATTACCACCCCCACGGCGACCAGGCGATCTACGACACGCTCGTGCGGATGGCCCAGGAGTTCTCGATGCGCTACCCGCTGGTCGACGGCCAGGGGAACTTCGGTTCGATGGACGGTGATCCGCCCGCCGCCCAGCGATACACGGAAGCGCGCATGGCCGCCATCGCCGAGGAGTTACTCGAGGACATCGAGAAGGACACGGTCGACTTCTCCTCGAACTACGACGATCGCTTACAAGAGCCCGACGTGCTCCCCGCGGCGTTCCCGAACCTGCTGGTCAACGGCTCCTCGGGGATCGCCGTCGGCATGTCGACGAACGTTCCGCCACACAACTTAGGCGAGGTGATCGACGCCACGATCGCGCTCATCGACGACCCCGACGTGTCCGTCGAGCAGTTGATGGAGCACGTGAAGGGACCCGACTTCCCGACGGGCGCGAACATCGTCGGCCGCGACGCGATCTACTCCGCCTACGCCACCGGCCGCGGGCGCATCCGCGTCCGTGCCGAGTTCGAAGTCGAGGAGTGGAAGAACGGTCGCGAACGCATCGTCGTCACCGAACTCCCCTACCAGTCGAACAAGGCCCGACTGGTCGAGCGCATCGCCGAGGACGTCAACGAGGGCGATCTCGAGGGGATCACGGACCTCCGGGACGAGTCCGACCGTGACGGCGTCCGCGTCGTCATCGAGCTCAAACGCGGCGCGAACACCGAGGTCGTCAAGAACAAGCTGCTCGAGAATCACTTAGAGCGCACCTTCGGCGTCATCAACCTCGCGCTGGTCGACGGCCAGCCCCGCGTCCTGACGCTCAAGGAGACCCTCGAGGAGTACGTTTCCCACCGCAGGGAGGTCGTCCGGCGGCGCAGCGAGTACGACCTCGCGGAAGCCGAAGACCGCGCGCACATCCTCGAGGGTCGGCTCAAGGCGCTCGAGAACGTCGACGAGGTCGTCGACCTGATCCAGGATTCGGCGGATCGATCCGCGGCGAAGGGGGCCCTCTGTGAGACGTTTGGCTTCTCAGAAGCTCAGGCCGAGCACATCGTCCGGATGCAGCTGGGCAGCCTCACCTCGATGGAGGCCGCCGAGATCGAAGCCGAGTACGAGGAGGTGACGGCGGAGATCGAACGCCTCGAGACGATCCTCGAGAGCGAGACGGAGTTGCTCGAGGTCATCAAAGAGGAACTCCGCGAGATCAAAGCCGAGTACGACGACGAGCGCCGGACCTCGATCGTCGAGGACCAGGGGGTAGTTACCCACGAGGACCTCATCCCACAGGAGGACGTCCTCGTCGTCATGACCGAGGACGACTACGTCAAGCGGATGCCGGTCGACACGTTCGACCCCCAGGGTCGCGGTGGTAAAGGGATCATCGGCGCGGACGTCAAGGAGGGCGACCGCGTGACGTCGGTGTTCCGGGCGAACACGCACGACTACCTGCTCTGTTTCACCAACCGCGGGAAAGTCTACCAGCTCAAGACCTACGAGATTCCGGAGATGGGCCGCACCGCCCGTGGGAAGTCCGCGGTCAATATCGTAGACCTCGAACCCGGTGAGAACATCACGGCCATCGTCGACACCGACGCCCTCGATGCCGACGAGTTCGTGACGATGGTCACGCGCGACGGCTACGTCAAGCGCACGGCGGGCGAGGCGTTCGAAAACATCCTCTCGACGGGGATCATCGCCGCCAGCCTCGAGGACGGGGACGAACTGGTCGACGTGGCGGTCACCGACGGCTCGAAGGACCTCGTGATCGCGACCGAGCACGGCATGACGATCCGCTTCGACGAGGGCGAGGTCCGGGCGATGGGCCGGAACGCCCGCGGCGTCAACGGGATCAAACTCGAGGCCGGCGACGCCGTCGCCGGACTGGTCGCGACCGACGAGGGTGACGACCGGGCGCTGTTGACGGTGACCCAGAACGGCTACGGCAAGCGAACGCCGCTCTCGGAGTATCGCACCCAGTCTCGCTACGGCAAGGGGCTGATCGACATCAAAACCGGCGACCGCAACGGCTCCGTAATCGACGTGAAGGCGGTCACCGACGCCGACCACCTCGTTATCATGTCCGATCGGGGACAGATTATGCGGACGCGTGCGGCCGAGGTATCCACCGTCGGGCGCAACACGATGGGCGTGACGGTGATGGACGTCGAATCGGGCGATTCAGTCGCCAGCGTGGACGTCCTTCCAGACGTAAACGGAGCAGGAGAAGCGTCAGACGACGACGTGGCGGAAGAGTCAGACGACGTGAGTGACGAGCGCGCATCCACGGAGCCAGCACCCGAGGACGAGTAG